ATTGCCCAACAAAGTCTCTTCAGGTCCGATTATTATTGTATCTGTTCAACCTGAAATCCCTCATATCCTAAGGGATAACCTTAGCCTTCCCCTTCCCCTACTGTTGGTCCTTCACCACCCTCTTGTACTCATCAATACGGTCTATGAGCTGACGCACACTTCTAATGAGTTTCCTTGTTAAggattttctcaaatcatgctcAACGGGCAGACCAACCTTAAAAGTGCttatagccatgtcatcaaaaTTCCCATTAATCTTgttgaacatctcccagtacctgTCAGAGTATGTTTTTAGGGTCTCCCCCTCTTGCATGGTCATAGACAATAAAGAGTCCAAGGGCCGAGGAACTTTGCTGCACGTAACAAAATGAGATCCAAACACCCGAGTAAGTTCTTTAAAGGAATTAATAGAACTTGCTCCCAGgccatcaaaccacctcattgcCACAAGCCCCAAGCCAGATGAGAACACCTTGCACAACAAGTCCTCATTCTTGGAGTGTACAGCTATTCTCTGGTTAAAATGGCTCACATGCTTCACAGAGTCTATCCAACCATTGTACATGATGAACGTTGGCTGAGTAAACCGCTAAGGaagcttttcttcttcaattctgCATATGAAATGTGACTTGGAAATTTGATTCAACGCCCTACTTATAGCGTCGTTTCCCAGACCTTTGCAAGACGGGCTTTCACTTTTGTGACTATGGTAGTGATCCTCATCACACGAGAAAGATTCACTAGGGGGAGTCCTTGACCTGGGCCTTTAACTGCCATCCCTATCACCATCAGAAGAAGAAACAGAACTTGAAGGAGTCCTCTTCCGTCATTTGCAGCATAACCTCCTTCGTAAACGATCAATCTCCAGTTGTATGGTTTTAGTATTCTTCTTATGAGAGACGTGACTCCCACCTCGAGATTGGCTCCTACTAGTATGGGTGGTATTCCCTTCTTTGTTCAAGATTGAGAAAATGATCTTGACATTGGGACCCCATAAATTCCACCTGGTTTGGCCCAGAGCCCACCATCACTGAATGATTATCACACTAAAGCTCAAGTAattcccacagacagcgccaattgtaagggcacGGTTTGGTTCCTAAGCAAAAAGGGTGAAAGGATTTAGGCTCAAAAagtccaatacaataaatttgtagagaatgggtaaGAAAACTAAGCTCTTATGAGTTAGACAACAATTATAGTGGGTCaagatgacaagaaaataaagatgaactaattttatctaaagaaaattgtCCTCGGTACAATGCGAGAACGTTGcttcttgtatatatttcttttgaatttgattacaagtatagttcttgttgctacaatatttttctcttaataTCTGATCCCCC
The DNA window shown above is from Quercus lobata isolate SW786 chromosome 7, ValleyOak3.0 Primary Assembly, whole genome shotgun sequence and carries:
- the LOC115952003 gene encoding uncharacterized protein LOC115952003; translated protein: MYNGWIDSVKHVSHFNQRIAVHSKNEDLLCKVFSSGLGLVAMRWFDGLGASSINSFKELTRVFGSHFVTCSKVPRPLDSLLSMTMQEGETLKTYSDRYWEMFNKINGNFDDMAISTFKVGLPVEHDLRKSLTRKLIRSVRQLIDRIDEYKRVVKDQQ